A window from Vulpes vulpes isolate BD-2025 chromosome 9, VulVul3, whole genome shotgun sequence encodes these proteins:
- the VHL gene encoding von Hippel-Lindau disease tumor suppressor has product MPRKAGNVEEAEAGAEEVGAEEVGPEESGGEESGAEESGPEESDAEEPGAAAEMEAGQPRPVLRSVNSCEPSQVIFCNRSPRVVLPVWLNFDGEPQPYPTLPPGTGRRIHSYRGHLWLFRDAGTYDGLLVNQTELFVPSLNVDGQPIFANITLPVYTLKERCLQVVRSLVKPENYRRLDIVRSLYEDLEDHPNVRKDLERLTQEHIENQRMEGETEDFN; this is encoded by the exons ATGCCCCGGAAGGCAGGGAACGTGGAGGAGGCCGAGGCGGGCGCCGAGGAGGTGGGCGCCGAGGAGGTGGGCCCTGAAGAGTCCGGCGGGGAGGAGTCTGGCGCGGAGGAGTCCGGCCCGGAAGAGTCTGACGCGGAGGAGCCGGGCGCTGCGGCGGAGATGGAGGCCGGGCAGCCGCGGCCGGTGCTGCGCTCGGTGAACTCGTGCGAGCCGTCCCAGGTCATCTTCTGCAACCGCAGCCCGCGCGTCGTGCTGCCGGTGTGGCTCAACTTCGACGGCGAGCCGCAGCCCTACCCGACGCTGCCGCCGGGCACGGGCCGCCGCATCCACAGCTACCGAG GTCACCTTTGGCTCTTCCGAGATGCGGGGACATATGATGGGCTTCTGGTTAACCAAACTGAACTGTTTGTGCCATCTCTCAATGTTGATGGACAGCCAATTTTTGCCAACATCACACTGCCAG TGTATACTCTGAAAGAGCGGTGCCTCCAGGTTGTCCGAAGCCTAGTCAAGCCTGAGAATTATAGGAGACTGGACATCGTGAGATCCCTCTATGAAGATCTGGAAGACCACCCGAATGTAAGGAAAGACCTGGAGCGGCTGACACAGGAGCATATTGAAAATCAGCGGATGGAAGGGGAGACTGAggattttaattga